Within the Microbacterium terricola genome, the region GTCGCCGACGAGGGACGAGCCGGTGTCGGTGCCCGCCGTCGTGCTGGCGACGTAGCCGCTGGCCGACGCCGTGTAGACCCGCGGCTGCAGCGAGCTCCAGCCGTAGGCGATCGCCGCGCCCAGCACGGTGAGCAGCACGATGCCCAGCCAGTGCGCGCGCAGAATGCGCAGGTAGTCCCGCAGTTCCACGGCAAACCTCTCCCCAAGTACCCCCGTACACTACCGCCTGTGTCCTTGAGTCTTGCTGTGGCCGCGCTGGGCGCCACGGTGCGGATCGACATCGGCGCGCTCGCCGAGCCGCAGCGGGCTCTCGTGGCGGCCGCATGGGCTGATGCGGCGGTCGCCGACGAGGGCTCGGAGGATGCTGTCGTCACCCCGCTTCCGGATGTGTCCGAGGCGCGGATGCTGGAGGACCTCTCGCAGCGGGTGACGCTCGCGGCGATCGAGGCGCGCCGCGGCGAGCTGTGGATGCTGCACGCCGCCGGCCTGGCGCGAGACGACGGCACAGTGGTGGCGCTGGTGGGGCCGTCCGGTCGGGGCAAGACCACCGCGGCGCGGATGCTCGGCCGCAGCTTCGGGTACGTGTCGGACGAGACAGTGGCGGTGGACGCCGACGGGCGGGTGTGGCCCTATCGCAAGCCGCTGTCGGTCATCGAGCGTGCGGGGGAGCCGAAGGTGCAGCGAGCGCCGTCGGAGGCCGGGATGCGCGCGCTGCCGGCGGGAGAGCTGCGCCTCGCGGCGATCGTGCTGCTGGACCGCCGGGACGACGCCGAGGGCGAGCCGCTCATCGAGGAGGTCGACCTCGGCGACGCGCTCGCTGAGCTCGTCGAGCAGTCGAGCTACCTCGCGGACATGGCGACGCCGCTGCGGACGATGGCGGGAGTGGTCGCCGCGGTCGGGGGCGTCCGGCGCGTGTCGTATCGCGAGGCGGAGGGGCTCGTCGCGGTTGTGGGGAGTGCGGGTGGTTTCGATACGGGCGCTGCGCGGGTTCCCGCTAGTGGTTTCGATACGGCCGCTTCGCGGCCTACTCAACCAGCGGGGGTGGGGGTGGGCTACTACCGCGGCCGCGTGCGGGACTGGGTGGAGCTCGACGACCCCGACCGCATCGCGGTGCTGCAGGTCGACGAGGACGGCGACGGGACGGTGCGGGTGCTCGCCGGGGTCGCCCCGGAGCTGTGGCGCGCTGCGACGGGTGCCTCCCTCGACGAGCTCGTGGCGGCGGCTGTCGATGCCTACGGGACTCCTGAGGATAAGGACGCCGCCGCGGCGGTGTCCGCCGCCGTCGACGAGCTGGTGACAGCATCCGTCCTCGAATTCCGGGAGGCACGCTGGCGCATCCGGGAGGACGTCGCGTGGACCGGGGAAGAGGACCGGGTCGTGGCGCTCGCGCTCACGCGGCCGGACGCGCAGCCGGCGGCGATGGAGGGCTCGGCCGCGGAGATCTGGCTCGCGCTCGCCGAGGGAGAGGCGGGCCTCGATGAGGTCGCCGTCCGGATCGCCGGGCGCGCGGAGATCAGCGTGGCAGGCATCGCGGGCGATGTCGCCGCGTTCCTGACCGCGCTCGCCGCGGCGGATCTGGTCGAGGCGCGGTGAGCGGCGCTCTGCGCTAGTTGAAGGTCCTGCTGGCGCTGATGGACTTGCCGTCGGCGGGGAAGGGCTGGATCGGCGTGGCGACGAAGTTCACCGAGACCGGCTTGCCGCTCGCGGCCGAGCTCAGGCGGACGTGGAAGTTGACCGAACCGGTGTCGGTCACGCGGTCGGCGACCTGGGCGACGCCGTTGGCATTGGTCGCCTGGAGCGGCCGCGGAGTGGTCTTGTCGGACTTGACGAACGCGAACGTGAGGATGATGTTCGAGCCCTCGGTGCGGCGCGACACGTACCTCCAGTCCGTGTTCTGCGTGACGCCCGTCGGATCCGTGTCGACGATGTACGCGGCCGGGAGGATGACCTCCGTCGTGAACGTCACCGGCATCTGGGTGACGGGCCAGAGGTTGCTGTACTGGGTGCCGACCTGCATCTGGAGAGCCAGGTACGTGTTCTGCCGGCTGGATCCGCCGAGCGTCCCCGTGTTGAACGACCAGAACGAGACGCCCGAGGCTGTGGCCGGAGTCACGGCGCGCGTGCTGACGCTCACGGGCGTCGCCTTCGACGCGTTCGCGGTGTACGCGACCTCGACGATGGGCTGGCTCACGATCGACGAGCCGACGGCGAGCTGGTAGCCCAGCACGTTCGAGGTCGCGCCCTTCCCGATGCTCGGCGCGTAGAGGAATGTGTAGGTGACGGTGTCGGTGCCCACCGACTTGGACACGTAGGTCCAGCCGGCGCCGGTGAGCGAGGTCGGGTCGGGGGGTGTGCTGCCGATCTGCGACTTCCGGAACACGGCGGTGAGGGTGACGCCGCTCAGCGCCCCGGTCGCCGTGGGCGACGTCCGCACCGCTGCGGTCGAGGAGACGCCGTTCGGAAGGCCGTTGCTGCCGAAGGTCCAGGCCAGGCTGCTGGAAGCGAACTCCCACGGGATGCTCTGCGAGGCGGCGGCCGCGGGCGCGGCAGTGGCCAGCACCAGAACGGGTGCCGCCCAGACGCCGGCCTGCAGAATCTGGCGTCGACTCAGCGCCGGTCGGCGTTCGTCTGTCGGCGCGACGAATCGCTCCACGCGTTGCTCGGGCATCGCTGTTGTCCCCAATGGTCCCCAAAAGCGAGCCTGATGCCCCCCGGCTCACCCCAATTGACGCGTGCTCCCCAGCTCGCTTTCATTCGCACCGCTGTCCCTGAGGTCTTCGGGTGACGCTCTCGGATAGGTCGAGCGGTGCTTACTGCGAGAGTAGGTGTGGTATATCGGTTGCTTGCGCGTCTTGCGGTGAACTTGCGCGTGAATCGCGCGAATCCTCAGTGACTCACACGGTCACGGAAGCGCGTTCCCAGCGGTCTCCGCCGGCACGCTGCGCGTCCGTATTGGCCTCTTCGGCGGCGGCCAGCAGGGCGTCGAGGTCGTAGCCGACGGCGTCGACGTCCGCCCAGCCGATGCTCGCCGACAGCCGGACGGCGATCGGCTGATCGGGCTCGCCCTTCGCGACCTGCTCGAGCAGCTGCGAGAGCAACTGGCGCACGGCGCCCTCCGGCCGGGGCAGCAGCGCGACGAAGCCGGTGTCGCCGCGGGCCTCGATGTCGGCGTCCGGTGGCAGCGCGGAGCGCACGTCGGCGCGGAACTTCTCGGCGATGCGCAGGAACGCCGCGGTGCTCGACGCCTCGCGGAGGTCGACGGGGTCGTCGAGCCGGATGTCGAGCACGCACCACCACTCGTCGCCGGCCGTCTCGGCGCGCTGCAGTCGGTCGTTCGCCACCGCACGGAACGACGAGGCTTCGGTGTGGCGGATCGCGGTGTCGACCGCGCCCAGTCGTGTGAGGAGCAGGAGGGTGATCAGTGCCGCCACGAGGTAGACGATCGAGCCCATCAGGTTGAGGTCGCGCAGCAGCGTGAGGCCGTCGCGCGCCGCGAGCGTCCCGGTGTTGATGAGCTGGATGGCCCCGTCGATGATGCCGACGACGGCGAAGATGAGGAAGGCGGCCGAGCCGAGGGCGAGTGGCAGGGCCTCGTCGCGCAGGGTGGCGCCGAGGGCGACGAGCTCGGTGACGATCAGCGCTGCGAACACCGCACCGAGGGCGAACACCACGCGGAAGACGAAGGCGTAGTAGTCGGTGGTGGCCGTCGCGGCCAGAAGGGTGGCGCCTCCGATCGTGAAGGTCAGCGCCACGGGCCAGTACAGCCGCGAGGCGTTGCGGCGCGCGCGCAGGCCGACCCACACGAAGGCCGTGGAGCCCAGCTCGGTGCCGGCGCTCGCCGCGCGCAGCACGGCCGAGTCGGCGGCGTTCGCGGCCACCCAGGCGTACGACGAGATCATCGCGATCGCGAAGGCCAGCGACCAGATCGCGCTCGCGCGGCTCGGGCGCGGCAGGAACCCGAGCCCGATGATGACCGCGGTGCAGAGGGTCGTCAGGGCGACGAGCACCACTCCGAGTCCTGAGTTGATCATGCGGAGATCCCTTCTGCGCGCGCCGCGAGGCGCAGGGTGGCGGTGGTGCCGCGGCCGAGCGTGCTGGTGATCTCGAGCGATCCGCCGTGCTGCGTGAGGATGTCGTGCGCGATGACCAGGCCGAGCCCGGTGCCGGGGATGCCGCTGTCCTGCGCCGTCTGGCTGCGGAAGTAGGGCTCGAACAGGTGCCCGAGGTCTTCGGCGGACATCCCGATGCCGCTGTCGGTGATGGCCAGCTCGACGTCGTCGCCGACGCGGCGACCGGTGACCTCGACGTGTCCGCCGCGCGGGGTGTACTTCACCGCGTTGCCGACGAGGTTGTCGAGGACCTGCCGCAGCCGGAACGCGTCGCCCTCGACGAGGAGTCGCTCGTCGGCGTCGTCCGTGAGCGCCACCTGCGCCGCGTGGGCGGAGGGACGGAACGCGTCGACGGATGCTGCCGCCACCCGCCTCAGGTCGACGGTCCGGTGCGGGACGGACGCGGGCTTGTCCGACTCGAGCGCCGTCGTGATGAGGCGCTGCATTCGCTGGCCGGCGTTCTCGATGACGGCGAGTTTGTCGAGCACATCGGCCGGCAGGTCTTCGCGGTCCAGGAGCAGGTCGACGTGCCCGACGATCGCGGTGAGCGGGTTGCGCATCTCGTGCGAGACGATGCTGGTCATCGTCTTCTTCTCGACCTCGGCGTCGAGCGCGGCCGTGACGTCGCGGAGGGTCAGCAGCGTCGATTCGGACTCGCCGAGGGTCGCCGGCACGATGCGGGTCGACACGTCGAGCGCATGCCATGTGCCTCCGGTGTCGAACAGCCACACGCGCACGTTCTCGAACACCTCGCCCCTCGTGGCGCGGGCGATCGTGGTGTCGTGGGCCGGCAGTGCCGTGCCGCGGTGGGTGTTGTACTCGACGGCGCCGGTGGGGCGCGCGTAGCCGAGCCGGTCGATCGCGTAGAGACGGCGGTACGCCTCGTTGGCGCCCAGCAGTACGCCACGGCGGTCGACGCGTGCGAGCGCGGTGTCGACCGAGTTGAAGAGCACCGCCGCGCGGCGCTCCTGCAGTTCGGCGCGGGCGAGGGTGCGGCCAAGCTGCGAGTACTGCCTGCGCAGCAGGCCGCTGAAGGCCCTGGTGCGGCGCGAGCCGGTGTTGATGGTGACGCCGAGGAATCCCAGCGACAGCAGGACGACCATGATCCGCAGCGTGTAGGTCGGCGAGAGCCCGGCGAGGAGCGCGTCGATCACGAGCACAACGCCGACGCCGCCGAGCCCGCCGAGCAGCCAGGGCAGCGAGTAGTACGTGGCCAGCCAGGCGATCGGGAAGACCCAGAGCAGCGCCATCCGCCCCTCGTTTCCCGAGGCCATCAGGCCGATGGCGAGGATGTCGAGGGCGGGCACGATGACGACGATGCGGCTGTCGAACAGGTGCCACGGAACGGCGAGGGTCGCGCAGGAGATGAGGACGAGGAGGATCGCGCCGACGATGAACTGCGGGCGTGTGAAGTACTCAGGCGTGAGCAGGGTGACCGTGACGAGGATCGTGATGACGCTGACCGCGAGGATCAGCTGCCACTGCCAGATCGAGCGGGTGCGGGCGTCGCCGGCGCGGCGCATCGGCTGGTCGGCCCGAGGTGACGCCTCTGTCACCCGTTCGACCGCCATGCCGCAAGCTTAGCTACGACTCCGCGAGGGCGATTCCGGCCGCGATGGTGCGGTAGCCGACGCCGCGCACCGTCTCGATGAACCGCGGGCTGGCCGCGCTCTCGCCGAGCTTGCGGCGCAGGTTGGTCATGTGGGCCTCGATGGCGCGCTCGTCGGCCTCGCTCACGCGGGCCGGGTCGAGGTAGGTCTCGTCGTGCAGCGTGAGCACGAGGTCGGCCTTGCTGCGCACGCGGCGACCCGACTCGAGGATGGTCGCGAGCAGGTCGAACTCGGTGCGCGTCAGCGCGACCTCACTGTCGTCGACTGTGACCGCACGGGTCTCGCGGTCGAGGGTGAGACCGGCCAGGCGGACGGCGGTGTCGACATCGGATGCTGCGGGCTGCGGCGCGGGGGCCGGTGCGGGCTCGGTAGGCACCGGGACCGGGAAGCGGGGCCGGCGCAGCATCGCGAGCAGACGGGCGCGCAGTTCGCGAGCGCGGAAGGGCTTGACCACGACGTCGTCGGCGCCGACGCCGAAGCCGAGGACCGCGTCGGCCTCTTCGTTCAGCGCGGTGATGATGACGATGTACGCATCGCTCGTCTCGCGGATGCGCCGGGTGGCCTCGTATCCGTCGATGCCCGGCATGTTGACGTCGATCGTCGTGAGCACGGGCTGGTGCTCGTTGACGGCTGCGACGCCGTCGAGGCCGTTGTCGGCCGCGACGACGGTGAAGCCGGCGCTGGTGAGGATCTCGACGAGCAGGTGCCGCACGTCTGGATCGTCATCGATGACGACCGCGGTGCGTGCTGCGGCTGTGTCCTGCGACATGGGAAACCCTTTGTGAGAGGTGAGGGCCCGCCCCAAGCCGGCCCGTCAGTGAGACCGATTGTGCCAGATCGCGCCGGCCGCTCGAGGCAGCGATCGCAGCCCGCGACCCCAGCGCAAGATTCGCGCAAGAAGCTTCGGGAAGAAGCGGTCGGGTACCTCCGGGTGGGCGATCAGAAGGTCCTCGCTGGTCGGCCAGATCGCGCGCCAGGCGACGAGCGGCTTGCGGCGCCACGGCACGCGGCCGAGTGCGACCACCCAGGCATTGGCCGGCGACGCGGCAGCGGCGAGCTTGTCGTCCCACTCGCGGCGGCGGACGGACTGCAGCTCGGCGGGACCGGGCGTGACGTCGATATGGAGTCGGGGTAGCACGGACGCGAGGCTGGTGACGCATCCGGTGTCGTGAGCGAGGCGGGCGATGGCGGCTCGGTCCTCGTCGGTGAAGGGTGTCAGCAGGAGTCGCTCGAGCTCGTCGGCATGGCGCACCTGGGTCGTGGTGCTGCGGACCGAATGCAGCGCCAGGATGAGCGCGCACCCCGCTTTGCTCGGGATGCTGCAGGGGCGGTGCGCGAAGTCGAGCCGCCGTCGGGTCGCCCAGAGCGCGTCGAACACGTCGGCCGGGTCGTTGAGGAACCCGGGGAAGAAGCTGTGCACGTCGAGGTCGCACGGCCAGCCCTCGCGGAGGAACGTGCGGGAGTGCAGGGTGGTGAGCTCGCCGATGAGGCCGCCGGGGCGCTCAGTCCATGCGGCCGCGGAGATCGCCTCGCAGAACTCCTCGAAGCGCGCGGGCTCGACCAGCACGTCGACGTCAGCCGACGTGCGGGGCTCGCGCAGCCCGTAGTGCGCGAGCGCGGCGCCCTTGATGAGCAGCGTGCGGATGCCGTGCGCATCGGCGACATGCTGCACCCACGCCGAGGCGAGCGCGTCGGCCTCGTCGAGGCGCAGCGTGGAGGGAGGGGCGGACACGGTTCATACGGTAGTCACTCGACCCGTTTCGTCTCGCTTCGCTCGCTCAACGAGCCGGGGGGCGAGTCGTTTCGTCTCGCGTTGCTCGCTCAACGAGCCGGGGGGTGGGTCGTTTCGTCTCGCTTCGCTCGCTCAACGGGCCGGGGGTGGGTCGTTTCGTCTCGCTTCGCTCGCTCAACGGGCCGGGCGGGGGTGTGCCGTTTCGTCTCGCTTCGCTCGCTCAACGGGCCGGGGGTGGGTCGCTCAACGAGTCGGGGGCGGGTCAGACCGCGAGGTCGAAGCGGCGGCGGACACCGCGGCGCGGGGTGCGGTCAGGGTCGACGTAGGCCGGCGGGATGAACCAGACAGTCGCCATCACGCCCTTGCCCGCGATGCGGATCTCCCACCCGTTGTCGTGGATGCGATGGTGACAGGGGTCGCACACGAGCAGGCCCTCGTCGAGGTCGGTGCCGCCGCCTCTCGACCACCACGTCACGTGGTGGGCCCTGGTATGGCCCGGCGGGGCTCCGCACATCGCGCATCCGTCATCTCGTTCGGCGAGGGCGAGACGCTGAGCCCGGGTGAACAGCCGCTTCTCGCGGCCCCAGTCGAGGATCTCGCTCTGCGAGCCGAGCACGCACGGGATGATGCCGCCCGAGGCGGCCATCCGACGAGCGGTCGAGACCGTTACCGGGGCGGCCAGGCCGTCGATCGTGGCGTGGCCCGTCCCGTTCTCCAGGTCATCCAGGGAGACACGGACGATCACTGTCGCCCCGCCGAGCGGAAGATCGGTGTGGTCGCAGTCGAGGGCGTGAGAGCAGAGCAGTGCGAGCGCATCGGCCTGCATCTGCGGAATGGTGCGGCGCACAGCATCCGGATCGTCAGGCTGCTCCTGCGCGGCCCGCAGCTGAGCCGTCACGATCGCCTCGATAGCGGTCTTGATCGGCGCGGCGTGCTCGGGGTCGAACGTGCCGGTGAGGATCACGGCGCCGTTGCGGTCTTCGCGGATTCGCAGGGAGCGGTCGGCGCGCAGTTCGTCTTCGCGGGGGAGGACTCCGTCGGGGTCGAGCCAAGCCTCGGCGCGGAGGATGAGCTTGCTCAGCTGGTCCATCGTGAGTCCGGGTGCCTGGGCGACGAGCGTCTGCTCTGCGTGTGCGATGGCCTCGCGGCCCGCGCGGATGGCGACCTTGTCGAGCATCGAGATGATCGCGGCAGACGCGGGTGTGCTGATCTCGCCCTTCTCGAGCGCTGCGGCGACGTGAGGGTGCCGAGCGGGTGCGCACTCGCCGGAGAGCAGCATGCGCGGCGCCGTCGCTTCACCCACCTGCACGAGCCGCGCTGCCTCGCCCGCCGTCGTGCCGTTGGTCGCGGCGATCAGCGCGGTCGGGTTGCGATAGCCCTGGATCTTCGCCAAGCCCTCGGGCCCGAGCTCGGGGCGGGACTGCCGCTGGATCTCGGCCGCGACCTGCGCGTGCGCGCCGTCGAGCAGGCGACGCGCTCTGGCCAGCTCTTCATTGAGCGCCACGAGCCGGCCACCCGCCATGCCCTCGATCGGCTCGCCCGACCACAGGGCGGCCGCGGCGGCGACCGTCGTGCCGAGTGCATCGAGCGGATTGGTCATAGTTCAAATGTACGAGGGGCCACCGACATTCAATCGAAGAAAGGTACGACTCAAGATGAGAGATTCTTCATCACGTGGCGAACATCGTGTCGCCGCGCGTCACCGGACCTTCGCGGTCTTGGACGAGGTCACCGTCACCGTCGCGTAGCCCGATTTCCTGCCGGTCACCTTGACCGTGATCTGCTTGCCACGGTCGGCGGTGACGAGCTTGTACGTCGCCTTCGTAGCGCCCTTGATCGCGACGCCGTTGCGCAGCCAGGAGTAGGCGAACGTCGTTCCCGACGTCCACGTGCCTTTCGACACGCCGAGGGTCCGGCCGACGACGGCGGTGCCGGCGATCTTCACCGTGCCGACGGTCGCGACCTTCGCCGTCTTGGCCGAGGTGGCCGAGACAGTGGTGTAGCCCGATTTCTTGCCCGTCACCTTCACCGAGATCTGCTTGCCGCGGTCGGCCGAGCCGAGCTTGTAGGTCGCCTTCGTGGCGCCCTTGATCGCGCTGCCGTTGCGCAGCCACGAGTAGGTGAAGGTCGTCCCGGCCGTCCAGGTGCCGGCCTTCGCCGTCAGCGTCGCGCCGTACCGCACCGTGCCGCTCACAGTCACCGCGCCGACGGTCGGAATCCGTGTGGTCGCCGCCGACGTCTTGACGAGCGTCTCGCCGCCCTTCGAGCCGGTGACGCGCACGACGAGCCTGGTGCCGCGATCGGCCTTCGCCACCTTGTAGGTCGCCTTTGTCGCGCCCGCGATCGGGGCCCCGTCGCGCAGCCACTGATAGGCCAGCGTCGCGCCCGTCGTCCAGACGCCCGCTGTCGCGGTGAGGGTCGACCCCACCGAAGCGCTGCCTGCGACCGTGGGGGTCGGCCCGCTCAGGGTCTGCACAGACGTCGTGGCGTGCGGTGTGGGCGGCAGCAGGCTCGTGTTGCCGGCGAAGTCCCGCGCCGTCACCGAGAAGCCGTAGACGTGCCCGATCGAACCGGCGAAGGTGTCGGATCCCGACGCGGTCGCCGTCTTCCACAACTCGTATGCGCCGCCGTCGGTCGACACGTAGATGTCGGCGTGATCGACGCCAGACGTCGCGTCGGCGACGGTCCACGTGACCGGGAATGCCGGCGTCGAAGAGGTGGCTGGCGCCGTGAGCGATGCCGTCGGGGTGTCGCGGTCGATCAGGTTCGACCACGTGTTGGTGCGTATCGCGTCGTTGAGGTCGAACACGATGTCGGCGACGTTCGTGACGGTCGCGCCGTTGCCGACCGCGCTCTTCAGCGCGACGTCGTAGTAGACGACGCCCTGCCCCTCGGTGCCGTTCGTGTTCGGGGGGAGGAATCCGACGAAGGGATCCTGTGGCAGCACGCCCGTGAAGGGATCGGACGAGGCGAGGTGCCAGGTGAGGAGACCGGATGCTGTCGCCGACGCGGTGACATCGAGCTGCAGGCCATCCGCCCGTTCGAGATCCATCGTGTCGTCGAGCGCGGGGGAGTCGGCCGGCGGCGTGTAGGTGCGGCTGCCGAAGTGGATGCCGGCGAAGCGCACGGTGCTCAGGTCGAACACGGCGGGATCGAGCTGATTCGTGATGCGCACCTCTTGGGCCGGAGCGGTCGCATCCTTCGAGTTCTCGAAGAAGATCGCGTACCGGAACGTCCCCTCACCGCGGATCGCGCGCTGCTCCCCACCGCCGGCCGGGCCGGCGATCTCGTTCGGGTCGAGTGAGGCGACCGACTGAACGGGGTTGTCGGAGTCCTTCGGCCAGCACTGCTTGCCGGCGTTGAACAGATTCTTCACCCCCATGATCCCCTTGAGGATCGGCGCCGCAGGGGTGAACGAGCCCACGCAGGCGGCGGTGCCGACTGCCGACCAGAACATGTCCGAGGTGGAGGCGGCCGAGAACGGCGGCGCTCCCTGCACGATGTTGCGCGAGATGGCGAGGCCGGTGTCGATGGCGAGACCCTGGCAATCGCTGCCCGGAATGAATCCGGTGGCGAGATCGACGAGCGCATCCGTGCACCCGCCGGCACCCCATCCACCGAAGCTGATGCCGAACGCGTCGACGCCCTTGAGTGAGCGGTTCGTGGTCGAAACGGTCGCGGTCTCGAAGAAGAAGCACTCGCCCGCTCGCACGGCGAACGCGTAGTCGACGGCTTGACCGATCGTGACCTCGAACGCGAATTGAGCCTTCCCGCCACCGGGCAGACGCGAGACCATGAGCGGCATCGCGACGCCGTCCTCTTCGGAGTAGACCATGTTCTCCGCGACGAAGTCCCGCACGGTCACCGGGGCGTCCGGGGCGACCGCCCCGTAGATGTCGAACAGCGGCTTGATGGTGGAGCCGGCCGGTAGGCCTTCGATGAAGATCGGAACGCCGAGGGCGTCGACGTTGCCGGAGTTCTCGACCGTGATCGACACCGTCTGCGGACGCCCGGCCACGAACCGTCCCAGCGCGTTCACCGAGGTGGTGATCTTCGGCAACTGAACCGCGCCGATCGAGACCGCGTTGGCGACCGAGGACGTCTGCCCGTCCGGCGCGGTCGCCCGCAGCCCCCACGAGCCGGCTCGTCCGGTCAGATCGAAGTGCACCCCGAGTTCGCGACCGTCGTCGCTGACCGACATCACGGTGCCGACGATCGTCTGCGACCCGCTCGTGAGCTCAATGGTGGTGTCGGCGCCCAGTGCCTTGCCGCGCACGTTGACCGTGACCTCCGCGGACGCGCCTACTCGTGACGGGCTGGTCGAGACGACCGTCAGCGCGTCGGTGCCGCAGGCGGGGTTGAAGCAAGTCGTGCTGAATCGGAACGCGCCGGGTGTCTGCGAGCCGAGTGAGACGACGGCGAGGTATTCGCCCGACATCTGCAGCTCAAATCCCTGAGCGCCGTCCCACGGGGCCTGGCCGAGCGCCGCACCCTCGGGGTCGTAGAGGTCGACGCGGTAGTCCACGTTCTCGAGGTCGCGGTTGACCGCCTGCAGGCCGATCTCGTCGCCGGCGCCGCCGGGGAAGCGGTAGCAGCGCACGTCGAGTGCGCGGGTGAGGGTTCCGCTCTGCGGAGGGATGCCGGAGGCCACATTGGAGATGAGAGGGCAGCCGACCCCGTCGGTCACCCTGCGCAGCCCGATCTCGTACGGGTCAGTGCCCTGCCCCGTCACGAGCACGCGGTACGGCGTCGGGCCGGTCAGGTTGCAGTCCGCACCGTGCGTCGGCGCGCTGCCGCTGCACTGGTAGGCCCCGGTGGCGTCGACGATCTGCCACGCCAGCGGGTCGTTCGTGGCGCGCAGCACGTCCACCCGCACGTGACTGTTGCGGGCGAGACTCGACGCGTGACAGTCCACTGCCTCCTCGGACGTGCGCTGGTGGGCGGCGCGCGGTGAGACGAGCGAGACCGTGTCGTCGACGCTCGACGCGCAGCCGCTCGTCGCGGCGAGGCGGTAGAGGCCGACCGCATAGTCGCCGGGCCAGCCGTCGGTGTCGCCGCGGACGATCAGCCGGTAGGTCGTATTCGCCTTGAGGTTCGCCGTCGCGAAGGAGCCCCAGCTGCTCGACACGGTCTGCACGGCGAGGTTGCCGTTCGCCTCGTACAGGCCGGCCTCGGCCGTCCACTGCTCGTTGGCATCGTTCGCGGCGCGAAGGAGGTAGGGGCCCGCCTGGGCCGTCGTGAGGAGGTGGCAGTCGGCTGGCCGCGTGGTCGAGCGCGAGCCGACCACGGGCAGGTCAGCACCCCACGCGGCGAGGCTTCCGGCCGTGCAGCCGGTCGTCGACGCGTAGTCGCTCACCCAGATGTCTGCGGTCACGCTCGCCCGCTCGGTCGCCTGGGGGCCCAGCGAGGTGATCAGGCGCCACGGGCTCGCTCCGGACAGCGTGCAGTCCTGGGCGACGGACGTCGTCCACCACGCGTTGAGGGTGCAGACGGTCGCGCCGGACGAGTTCAGCACCGTTTCGATGACGTGATCGGCGGACGCGTCGTGCGTGACCCGCACGGCGGCCGACGATGACGCGGTGAACATGGTGCAGTTGAGTTC harbors:
- a CDS encoding DUF7619 domain-containing protein, which encodes MRAFVAFAVTWAVVVAGVAPAAMASTPEPISSAESTPAPTPSPDPTRDASTPPKPAASASSAAPTPAPSRTPAARDRSRTTSPSTTDEVAECVPTTLATWNAALPAQGSLSDDGPGHCYDLAITQTDDYLVRLGAPETVAMTLNIADGGTAVGTIYSSSPEPLTRTLAAGHTYRLTLTGDSGDYAIGVFRLSSTAGCTTALPTAWDAAATTITFAQPATVACRSIPAAANNVVRVTATTEASATTARVVNGNGNALCNTRATLSSSPAPVDCTLSGGSPWRVLVYNDRYSSPDDPLTADLWAATYNSTAGCVAGALGAWGDQLPISAERNTAHGAECFLVTTAQAGAYALRIVDQSDRWTASVQLYDATGVPAATVSADFSGVSTATDLKPNHVYRLIVTGDPDGWDGAYTAGMLRIAATAGCTTLPSTAWNAAAATTDFTTGDELNCTMFTASSSAAVRVTHDASADHVIETVLNSSGATVCTLNAWWTTSVAQDCTLSGASPWRLITSLGPQATERASVTADIWVSDYASTTGCTAGSLAAWGADLPVVGSRSTTRPADCHLLTTAQAGPYLLRAANDANEQWTAEAGLYEANGNLAVQTVSSSWGSFATANLKANTTYRLIVRGDTDGWPGDYAVGLYRLAATSGCASSVDDTVSLVSPRAAHQRTSEEAVDCHASSLARNSHVRVDVLRATNDPLAWQIVDATGAYQCSGSAPTHGADCNLTGPTPYRVLVTGQGTDPYEIGLRRVTDGVGCPLISNVASGIPPQSGTLTRALDVRCYRFPGGAGDEIGLQAVNRDLENVDYRVDLYDPEGAALGQAPWDGAQGFELQMSGEYLAVVSLGSQTPGAFRFSTTCFNPACGTDALTVVSTSPSRVGASAEVTVNVRGKALGADTTIELTSGSQTIVGTVMSVSDDGRELGVHFDLTGRAGSWGLRATAPDGQTSSVANAVSIGAVQLPKITTSVNALGRFVAGRPQTVSITVENSGNVDALGVPIFIEGLPAGSTIKPLFDIYGAVAPDAPVTVRDFVAENMVYSEEDGVAMPLMVSRLPGGGKAQFAFEVTIGQAVDYAFAVRAGECFFFETATVSTTNRSLKGVDAFGISFGGWGAGGCTDALVDLATGFIPGSDCQGLAIDTGLAISRNIVQGAPPFSAASTSDMFWSAVGTAACVGSFTPAAPILKGIMGVKNLFNAGKQCWPKDSDNPVQSVASLDPNEIAGPAGGGEQRAIRGEGTFRYAIFFENSKDATAPAQEVRITNQLDPAVFDLSTVRFAGIHFGSRTYTPPADSPALDDTMDLERADGLQLDVTASATASGLLTWHLASSDPFTGVLPQDPFVGFLPPNTNGTEGQGVVYYDVALKSAVGNGATVTNVADIVFDLNDAIRTNTWSNLIDRDTPTASLTAPATSSTPAFPVTWTVADATSGVDHADIYVSTDGGAYELWKTATASGSDTFAGSIGHVYGFSVTARDFAGNTSLLPPTPHATTSVQTLSGPTPTVAGSASVGSTLTATAGVWTTGATLAYQWLRDGAPIAGATKATYKVAKADRGTRLVVRVTGSKGGETLVKTSAATTRIPTVGAVTVSGTVRYGATLTAKAGTWTAGTTFTYSWLRNGSAIKGATKATYKLGSADRGKQISVKVTGKKSGYTTVSATSAKTAKVATVGTVKIAGTAVVGRTLGVSKGTWTSGTTFAYSWLRNGVAIKGATKATYKLVTADRGKQITVKVTGRKSGYATVTVTSSKTAKVR